A window of Macrotis lagotis isolate mMagLag1 chromosome 1, bilby.v1.9.chrom.fasta, whole genome shotgun sequence genomic DNA:
TAAGTAAAATCACCTGATGTTCTAGAACAGGAGGATAAAATAGAAGTAGGAAAAAATCTATTGTTCACAATctgaaagaaatatcaaagagAAACTTAGAGGAATGTTATAGTCAAGCTTCAAAGATACCAGGTTAAAGAGAAAACAGTGCAAGCAACAAGTGAAAAGTATACTTTATATACTATTAAAATACAGTTGGGATTTTACATAACCTAGTAggttctacttttaaaaatacagttgATCTCAGAATATTGCattttgaaaggcaaaagagcaGAGATTGCACCCAAGAATAATTTACCTTGAAAATATTGATGAACTGAAGGACTTTTAGGTgtttgttacaaaaaaaaaaacaaaaacaaaaacaaaaaaactagtaCTCAATGGAAAATTGGATATAAAAATATGAagcaatataaagaaaacattcaAGACTAATTCTAAGGCATTCATTAATGTCAAACtattatgcatgtatgtatgtatatatgtatgtatgtgtttgtatgaatgtatgtatgcatatttgtgtGTAAGGTAGTgctaagactggtgacttagcacagcaccccctcactcaaatccaattcacttacttgtctTGGTATCATCTCCCAGATATCATTGACTTCTTCAAGacgaaaggaaaaaaatcacatcttcATACTATCatacacgcacgcacgcacacacacaaatctatactaatataatattgaaaatatttatctGTATTATTAAAACTATAATCATTATTCTGACTGTTTGAAAGATACATTGTGCATGATGAGTTGATTATAAAAAACACAAAATTGAGcaggaaaaggtaaaaggaatgaattatattattaaattggATATAAAAAATAATGCCAAGGAAGATGGTAGGGATGGAGGGTTGGAGTTTTAAAGCTTACTCTCAATTaggttaaagaaaataaaacaatatgtaCATCcagaatggtggaaaaatatctTCTGAACATGTAGAGATttaggaaaactgggaaacagtgTGTAGGAAGTGATTTTTGCAGGTCTATGTAGAGGAGGATGTTGTTTGGATTCATATATGGAGAGTTGGATCCATATTCCGGAATGGGCAGATGGGAAGGGAAGTgggagagtggggaggaaagaTAGGGAGAGGGTGAGAAAGAAAATGctgagtaaaaataaaatgaagggaaattcaGTAACAGTAGTTATAACTTTAAATATGAAAAGGATGTTTAGAGCAATTctctttgtgatagcaaagaactggcaATTTCAGGCattcccatcaactggggaatggcttagtaagtTCTGATATTTTGTTGTGATTGACTACTGTAGAAAATGCTGagttcaatgatcttagaaaggcatggaaagacttgaaaaaaatgatgaagcgtgaaatgaatagaagaatCAAGAGATCCTTTTACAAAATAGCAGCAATACTGTTTTAGAAATGACTTTAAATGACTAAGACCTTTTGACCACTATAAATACATAgagtaaaaataatgaatttttgaaGACACTAtttgcatccaaagaaagaattaaaaaattttttttcatagaaacacacacacatatacatgtctGTTTCTTTCTAATAGTAACCATCTCTAAAGCAAATTTGAAGGATGaaagaccaaaaaggaaaaaaagaaatttgcctAATACCTGTTTAtagatttaaaaggaatagcaagttgaaATTAATTTTCAGTTTCAGGTACAATCATGGTTTACTTTTTAATTATACTCTTTAGAAAAGTTTGATTAAttctataattaaaaattaattaaaaaaataattatgatggTAATCATCAtgttcatgatgatgatgatgatgatgatgatgatgatatgaacAAAACAATCCATCCTTGACTAAGGGAATATTTATCACTGAATCCAGTGTGCTTATAAATTTTACAAACAGTCCTCCCCCAAAGTTCCATAAGTTTCTGATCTCTTCATTGCATTGAAAAATGTTCCTTTATATtcacttcagaaaaaaaaggtcAGATATTGAAAGATTGAATAAGTTTCCTTATTGCCTGTCAAGCTAAGAAATCAAATTAGAAAGGAATATTAATATCAGCAAACCCAGATGaaactttttgattttttcagCACTTTTATCAATTTTCCCAAGTGCTCAGTTAATTCAAGTAATTCACATAACTGATTTATTTGAATTGCAATTTTTTgaactaaacaaataaaataattttagttggAAGTTATTATTTTGTAGCCATGGACTCTGTCCTGGATTGGGTTTTTATTCAATCTTCTTTCCTTGTGAAAACTTGTCTTTTGGACTATAGGTGGACAAGGCAACTAATACTGATGAGGGAGCAAAAGAATAAGACTTTGGATAAAGATTTCATCCTAATAGGATTATTAGATCCGAATCAGTATGGATTGTTATTCTTAACACTCATTCTCGTCATGTTTATGGTGACAATTATGGGAAACACAATCTTGATTCTTCTTATCCAACTTGATATCCGACTCCACACACCAATGTATTTCCTTCTCAAGCATCTGTCCTTCACTGATGTCTTGAACACCTCTAATATTGTTCCCAAGATGGCCAGTAACTACATATCTGGCAGGAAATCTATCACATTTGCAGGTTGTGGTTTCCAGGTCTTCCTCCATTCTGCCTTCCTGAGTACTGAATGCCTTATTCTGGTAGCCATGTCCTATGATCGCTATATAGCCATCTGCCACCCCTTGCGTTATCCCATCTTCGTGAGCCATCGAATCACTGTTCTTATGGCTGCTGGATGCTGGTTTGGGGGAATCATGAACTCTACAATTCATACAACTTATGTACTGCTCCTTCCTTTTTGTGGCACAAAGGCCATTGATCACTTTTTCTGTGAAATTCCAGCCATGTTGAAACTCTCCTGTGTTGATACTTCACAATATGAAGGAGGAGTCTCTGTGAGTGCTGTGTTTGTTCTCCTGATTCCTGTTTCCATCATCCTTGGCtcttatggtcagattcttcgtACTGTGCTTCAAATGAAATCCATTGAGGCCCAGAAAAAAGCCTTCTCCACTTGTTCCTCTCACCTGACTGTGGTTGTGATATATTATGGTTCAGTTATCTGTACATATATGAGACCAAAGTCCTATCATGCTCCAGGTCAAGACAAGATTTTGGCCATCTCATATACCATTCTTGCTCCCATGCTCAACCCTTTCATCTACAGTCtcagaaataaagatgtcatATGTGCCCTGAAGAAAGTTTTAGGAAAAGCACTTAGTCACTGAAatgaacttcttttaaaaattagattgaaTGTCCATGGATGATCATTGGAACTATTTGGAATGCATTCCATGTGGCATTTATGCATTTTGGAGTTTGACATAAAAAATTATGTTCCTGACTGCTTTTAAATCTTTGACAAAATCCACTCAACCAACTCACCAAATGCCTCTCCCAGAAGACTCTGTTTATTTGTGAATTTCTTTCATGAATTCTACTAAACTTTATATCAATAATGATGCTatgattcatgttttttttcccttctttagtCAACAATTTCATGTGTTGAATGTAACAGTGATATGTTAAGGTATTATTTAAAATCCTGTGAGTCATGTTGTAATATTTCATCATCATGACAGCATCAATGCTGCTTACAAACTGTATTGTTATTAGGAGAATTATTTAACATTATCAGTGAATTCTTCATTGGCCAGTTATCTAGAATCTACATTCTCTATCCTCAGCAGGGCTTGCTCTCAAACAGCaaactgtacacacacacacacacacacacacacacacacacacacacacacacatacacaaacacagagagagagagagaaagaccagTTTTTCTCTATTGATAAAAGAAATTAGCTTTATCCTGAATTTATAGAAAGATCACATGTGATGGTCTGGTTGTAGATGATCTTGGGCTTTCCCTTTGAACCACTGAATATGATTATCTAGGATTTCAAATTATTAGGAGATATGTGATTTCATCTCTCTACTTAATTAGTACATaactattttacaaattttcaacttaaatttttttctttcatgctatatcataaatatttcataatcttttcaatGTTGTAAATTCCTTTGTAGATAATATACACAGAGacaaatttatatgaaaattcaCATGTACTTATGGATATATCTTGATGTTACCAATTTATCTTTCAATGTATCCAACTTCTGcttctcattttccctatattACCAATTATATTCCTATACAACCTCCTGTGCTGTTATCTATCTAAAAACACACGAAGTCCTAGGGAGCCTAGACTGTCTCCCTCTTCAATATTAATTCTTTGTGATTGCAATGTCCTTTGTACACAGTAGCCTACTGTCCTCTTCTCTTCAGTCCTactttccattattattattattataatactgtTTGCATTCAGCCTTGAGCAATTGAAATCATTTACTGCCTTCAACagtacatagatagatagatagatacatagatatatagatacatagatagacagatataatCTGCTGAACAAAATTGAGGAGTATAATGCAACCATTTTAATGGAACAACTACATATTAATGATTCACAACCTCAACTGAGCTCCTATTTCACTCAATCTCACACAATGAAGTAGCTTTCATCTTTATGAAGGCTAGCCCCTCCACTTGCTCAAAGaatcaatttttttccagtttcccacAACAGATTGTTCCACTTCTCTGATCCTTAGTAAATCAATTTTAAATATCTCCATGTCTAGTTGCTTATATTCTATTGTCTATAAACATGCCTATATCTTTCCcattgaaaagtaaataaaaacaaaaaaccctctaCTGATCCTTCCATAATGATCATACTATATCTCCTCTATCTTTTGAGGCtagattcctttaaaaataaaattccagcTAAAATACATGACTCTGCTTCTGTCTTCTCACTGTCTTATTATTACCTTAAAACCTAGCCTCTAGCTTTATCATTGGATAAAACTGTCCTCTCTAGAATGATAACTTTTTTTGTCAAAACTAATGACTTTTTTCCCCAATCCTATTATCTTTGACCCTGATGTCCTCttatttctaaaaattcaaaatacCTCGTTATGCTTGTTCTCCTTCCCATCTAACCATTCAttctctgtttcctttgctgGACCTTCTTCCAGATAATGCCCTCTAACTATAAGTATAATTTAGATCCTCTTCATggctcttcttcttttctccttttatgctacttcatttgatgatctcatcagtttaCATAGATTTAATGCCCATCTTTATTCTAACAATTCACAAATCTACTTATTCTGCTCAGTCCCCTTGCTAATCTCCAATTTTATAACTTTAACAATAACTTTCACACATCCCAGATTAAATATCaagtagatatcttaaactctaATTTCTAACACCACACTCATTACCTTTTCCCTTAGATCCTTCTCTTGTTAATTTTCCTCTTACTGTCAGGGCAACATCAGTCTCCCATTCCCTTAGAATCGAAAATCTGAGTCATCCTGGACAGCCCATTACTATTCAATTCCCATATTTAATCTGATGCCAGTAgctgtttattttcattttgtagcatctctcaaatatattCCCATCTCACATATAGAGTATTGCAATAATATTCCTCAAATCTCTCTCTATTTCAGCATATTATACACTTAGTCTCTAAAGAGATTTTCCGAAAGCacagaaaacaattgaaaattatactaattcaaattcataaaaacCTAAACAGTGAGTTACAGAAGATTGGTAACTTAGGAAAACTTTTGCCTAAAATCTTTTCTTGTCCCTATAGGAGTGTTCTGGAAGACAGCTTGTGGGAATTTTTGCTTTTATCCCATCATTGTGTTTCTATGACCCCCACCCTCACCatgggatataaaaataaatgaactctGGAGAAGTATTCAGGGCAGGGCAGAGATGGGAGTTGGTTAGAGGAAAGGTTTCTGAAGACTCAGTCAACACAGTCAGCACAGAAAAGTATGTCAGCTCACCTGACAGTATAAGAGAACATATATAGATTTTCAGTTCTGCCTTTACTTACAGCAATTGCCTTCAGGAACTCTATAAGAATCAGGTAAGAAATAGCAGCCTATTACTCTCTTCGTCAACATCATTTGTGAAGATGAAAGGGATATCAAACCTGGAATCACAAGTTGGAATCACTTGGAAGGCATGCTGTTGAAAGGACACTGAGATcaaatccaaattcctcattttgcagataaaggaGCTGAAACCAACTAAGATTATGTTGTTTGTCTCGGCTC
This region includes:
- the LOC141509431 gene encoding olfactory receptor 2AJ1-like; its protein translation is MFMVTIMGNTILILLIQLDIRLHTPMYFLLKHLSFTDVLNTSNIVPKMASNYISGRKSITFAGCGFQVFLHSAFLSTECLILVAMSYDRYIAICHPLRYPIFVSHRITVLMAAGCWFGGIMNSTIHTTYVLLLPFCGTKAIDHFFCEIPAMLKLSCVDTSQYEGGVSVSAVFVLLIPVSIILGSYGQILRTVLQMKSIEAQKKAFSTCSSHLTVVVIYYGSVICTYMRPKSYHAPGQDKILAISYTILAPMLNPFIYSLRNKDVICALKKVLGKALSH